In a genomic window of Pseudoxanthomonas indica:
- a CDS encoding NAD+ synthase has protein sequence MTAPLRIALAQFDFPVGDVARNAERITEYIAQARDEYGADVVLFPELAISGYPPEDLLLRPRFLADCESALRQIAATTTGITAVVGWPETAGSVVYNAASVLRDGHVEQTYRKRELPNYAVFDERRYFDVDPNGETCVFQVKDVTLGLIICEDLWFPEPLADTARAGASVVLIPNASPYDRDKHAQRDALLAERCRDTGQALAYLNVVGGQDALVFDGSSVVADGDGTVHPAAAAFTDQWLVVDYDDATRKFRPVQWVDDGDESREALAWRAIVRGLRDYCGKNGFQKVWLGLSGGIDSALVLAMAVDALGADHVTAVRLPSRYTAGLSNDLAAEQCRALGVKLEAISIEAPFKGFLEALAPMFGDLPVDVTEENLQSRSRGVILMALANKFHGLLLTTGNKSEYAVGYATIYGDMCGGYAPIKDLYKTEVFDLARWRNTVGGAPVIPPEVINRPPSAELRENQKDQDSLPPYDVLDAILFRYVDQEQSRDEIVAAGFDANVVDRMLRLVRISEWKRHQAAPGPKISRRAFGRERRYPITNKYSS, from the coding sequence ATCGCGCAGGCGCGCGATGAGTACGGCGCCGATGTGGTGTTGTTCCCGGAACTGGCCATCAGCGGCTATCCGCCGGAAGACCTGCTGCTGCGGCCGCGCTTCCTGGCCGATTGCGAGAGCGCGCTGCGGCAGATTGCCGCCACCACGACCGGCATCACCGCCGTGGTCGGTTGGCCGGAGACCGCCGGCAGCGTGGTCTACAACGCGGCCAGCGTGCTGCGCGATGGCCATGTCGAACAGACTTACCGCAAGCGCGAGTTGCCCAACTACGCGGTGTTCGACGAGCGCCGCTATTTCGACGTCGACCCTAATGGCGAGACCTGCGTGTTCCAGGTCAAGGACGTCACCCTGGGGCTGATCATCTGCGAAGACCTGTGGTTCCCCGAGCCGCTGGCCGACACCGCGCGGGCCGGCGCCAGCGTGGTGCTGATTCCCAACGCCTCGCCTTACGACCGCGACAAGCACGCCCAGCGCGATGCCTTGCTTGCCGAACGTTGCCGCGATACCGGCCAGGCGCTGGCCTACTTGAACGTGGTGGGCGGGCAGGATGCGCTGGTGTTCGACGGTTCTTCCGTCGTGGCCGATGGCGATGGCACGGTGCATCCGGCCGCCGCTGCGTTCACCGATCAGTGGCTGGTGGTGGACTACGACGACGCCACCCGCAAGTTTCGCCCGGTGCAGTGGGTCGATGACGGTGATGAAAGCCGCGAGGCGCTGGCCTGGCGCGCCATCGTGCGCGGCTTGCGTGATTACTGCGGCAAGAACGGTTTCCAGAAGGTCTGGCTGGGCCTGTCCGGTGGCATCGACTCGGCGTTGGTGCTGGCGATGGCGGTGGATGCGCTGGGTGCGGACCACGTCACCGCCGTGCGCCTGCCTTCGCGCTACACCGCCGGCCTGTCCAATGACCTGGCCGCCGAGCAATGCCGCGCGCTGGGGGTAAAGCTGGAAGCCATCTCCATCGAAGCGCCGTTCAAGGGTTTCCTGGAAGCTCTGGCGCCGATGTTCGGCGACCTGCCGGTGGACGTGACCGAAGAGAACCTGCAGTCGCGCAGCCGCGGCGTGATCCTGATGGCGCTGGCCAACAAGTTCCATGGCCTGCTGCTGACCACCGGCAACAAGAGCGAGTACGCGGTGGGCTACGCCACCATCTACGGCGACATGTGCGGCGGCTACGCGCCCATCAAGGATCTGTACAAGACCGAGGTGTTTGATCTGGCGCGTTGGCGCAATACCGTGGGCGGCGCGCCGGTGATTCCGCCGGAGGTGATCAATCGCCCGCCGTCGGCGGAGCTGCGCGAGAACCAGAAGGATCAGGACTCGCTGCCGCCGTACGACGTGCTGGATGCCATCCTGTTCCGTTACGTGGATCAGGAACAGTCACGCGACGAGATTGTCGCCGCCGGCTTTGATGCCAACGTGGTGGATCGCATGTTGCGGCTGGTGCGCATCAGCGAGTGGAAGCGCCACCAGGCCGCGCCGGGGCCAAAGATTTCGCGCCGTGCGTTCGGGCGTGAGCGGCGCTATCCGATTACCAACAAGTATTCGAGTTGA